In Parabacteroides timonensis, the genomic stretch TATTCATGGTAAATATTTTTATGGTAATTATATGGATTCTGTTTAAAAGGATACCGACTACGAGGAATAGGTAACGGATCCTGTAAGCGAATATTCCAAGTTATCATATCTTTCAATAAATCAACCTGTTCGGATAGATTCTTTTTATTATCAAACAGATTGTTTATCTCTGATGGGTCTGCTTTCAGATTATACAGTTCTCCTCGTCCGTTATTATCCATTACTAATTTCCAGTCGCCTTTCCGGATCATCCGCAAAGAACCGCTTTGTGTCCAGGGATTTAATCCGTCAAAACTACCTTCGACATCCGTCCGGCAACTTCCTGATTCTTCAAAAGTCAGAGGTTCTTCAAGAGTAAAATCTTCCCCACCATATCCTTGTTCAACAACAATACTGGAGAATTCTTCGCACGGATAGTCTTCTCCTTTTAAGATCGGCCAAAGACTACGTCCCTGAACTCCTACCGGGATTTCAGCTCCAACAACACTACAAAGCGTAGGGAATATATCGACAATAGATACACATGCATCCATTGGTTTACTTTGCGGTTTAATACCATAGCCAGCCCAGATCATAGGAATCCGTGTTAGCGATTCGGCAACTCCTGCTCCTTTACGGATCAATCCGTATTCGCCACAATAATCTCCATGATCAGAAAGGATGATGAACAACGTATTCTCATCTTGCCCACATGACTTTATTCCTTCCATCAATCGTTTGATCTGGTCGTCAATCATACGAACCATACCTAAATAGATACTTCTCAGTTGAGGAATTTGTTGTTGCAAATCTGGACATGCTTTATCTTCCAATGCAGCTAATGCCACATATTTATCTCCTTTCTTTTCCAGGTCTTTACGGGAAGTCAGAAGCGGAGGCAAATTTTCCGGAGGAAACATAGAGAAATAGGGATCACAGACTTGAGACGGAGTATGAGGTTCGGGAATGGATACTTGAATAAAGAAAGGAGAATCTTTTTGTTGTTGAATCCAATCCAATGCATAACTCACAATCTGATAAGGCTGTTGCTGTTCTACCGAAAAAGGAGCCGGCTTCAAGTAATGTCCCGGTACTTCCTTATTCAGGAACCGAGCAAATGCCTTTTCGTCATTTGTTTCGGGTTTATCCTTGCCGCGATGTCCATATCCGACAAAATAATCAAATTCAGTATTTCCCTTTCGATATGTATGGTTTTTTCCAACCAGAGCCGTACGATACCCACTCTCTTTGAACATATCCAACATATCTTTCTCATAATATACATCAGGAATATTATGATTTGTTCGCACATGAGTTGCACTGGGAAATCTTCCCGTTAATAAAGAACAACGAGCCGGAGCACTTGCCGGAGCTGCCGTATACGCCTTATTAAACCAGACATATTTGGAAGCTAACGAGTCAGCATAGGGAGTAACAGGTAAGGGGAACCCCTCTCGACCACAAAGATCAGCCCTTTGCTGGTCAGTGATAATCAATACAATATTAGGCTTCTGCTTTTGGGCTACGACCTCCGATGTATGAATAAAACCAGTGCAAGCTGTTAATAATAAGATTGCTTTATTCATGGGAAAAAGACATTTTAATTTTAATAACTTCAGATCTTTAGCGTATAACAATAGTTTGTTTAGTACAATTTTCCACAAATTATTGTCATACACAAAAGTCTTTACCAATTCTATGGTTTAGTTACTTTCCATTCTCTAGGAGCAACAAAGCCTGCTTTACCTTTTCCATAAGGAACTTCTGGTACAGAAGGAGTGATGGTATCATATTTCTGTATATAAACCTTCATTTTCTCTTTTATCTCGTCATTTCCAGGAAGAGCCTTTTGATCTTCTTCAAAAGGATTATTCGCATAGTCAACAAGGAAGTTCTCTTTTAGACCTAATCCAGGATTACGTCCAGCAAGAATGAATTTCCAGTCGTGATTTACAGCTGCACCAAGCCCCAAATACATATCACGATCAAAACTCTCCTGTTCACCTTTCAGTACGGAATAAACACTGAGACCATCATAAGGATGTTTCGGAGACTTATTTACTCCTATAATATCAGCAAGCGTAGGAAGAATATCGACAATACCTGTTACCTGGTCTAATTTGCGACCTCCTTGCTTAAAACCATTCTTCCAATAGATAGCAGCTGTCACTCTGACACCACCATCCCATTCGTCAAACTTATGTCCACGCAAAGGACCGCTGTTCGAATAAGGTTCCATATTAGGTACTCCTCCGTTATCGCTCATAAAAAGAATTATCGTATTATCCATTTGTCCGGAAGCCTCAATCGCTTCAAGGATATGTCCTATACCTTTATCCATACGGGTCACCATAGCCCGATAACGCCAACCATCTTTATCCTTTTTATTCTCAAGAGCATTAAATTCATTAAGAGGAATATGTTCTGCTATCTCATCTTCCGGTGCTTCATATGGAGTATGAGGAGCATTATATGCAACATAAAGGAAATAAGGACCTTCTTTAGAATATTTATCGATACATCTCACAGCTTCTTTTGTGATCAAATCCGTTGAATATCCTTTATCATAACACGACTCCCAATCATTATGCCAGTCGAGTTCTCCTTCACGGTTGTGAGTAAAATATTCGATAGCTCCATTAAGATGCCCATAAAAATGAGTAAAACCTCTATTGAGTGGATAATGAGCTTTTCTCGTATGACCAAGATGCCATTTACCTATAATCGCACGGTTTGAATAACCATTTTCACCAAGGACATCAGCTATCGTACATTCGTTCTCGTCAAGACCGTCCTCCCGCCATGGCGGGATAACGGCTTCACGAAAACCAAACCGACTCGGATACCGACCTGTCATTAGTCCGGCTCTTGAAGGGGAACTGATAGGAGCCGCGTAAAAACGGTCCATCTCAATTCCTTCACTAGCGAGGCGGTCTATATTAGGAGTCTTAATTGTACTACCATGAAAGCTAACATCTCCCCATCCCAGGTCATCTGCCAATATTATAACCACATTAGGTTTTTCAGAGGTAGCCTTAGAGCAAGCTACCAGTGTCAAACTTGCAAGACTAAGTACAATTAATCTGTTTTTCATTTCAATCAATAATTATATATTTAATATCCATCATTCTGCTTCAATAATGAACTAGCATCGATGGCAGACTGGGGTATCGGGAACCAAACATGGAAATCTTGTGCATTAGTAATACCGCGATCATGTGCACATTTGATAAATCGATTTGTACGGATTAAGTCTCTTCTTCGTTTTCCTTCGTTCCAGAATTCCCATTTTCTTTCATTTAATAGTTGATCTACAAATGCTTCTTTTGAATGAAAATCGGATAAAGTCACGTTACCTAAACCTGCTCTGTTTCTAATCTGGTTCAATAAATCAACAGACTCCTGATTCGGACCGTTCAATTCGTTCAAAGCCTCTGCTCTAGCCAATAATATTTCTGCATATCTGAAAAATGGAAAATCATTACCATGATTATTAGCTGAAGCATTCGGATCCGGTGGGTATTTCATACCACGGGTAGCATCCTTATAATCAACAAGTAAATCAATTACTTTCCCTTTCGAATCTTCATATTTGGTCAATATACGTCCTTTACGTTGGTCTTCAGGAGCAAAACTATAATAAAATTCATCATAGAAGCGATATTGCGAAGCAAAATTAGACCATTTTTCATTAATTACTCCTTCTATACCACCATCGAGTCCTTTATAAAAATCCCAAGGCAAATTTGTTGCAAGAATATTATTAGTCTGACCACTATTTGCCAAATAAGTCTTTACCCAAATAAATTCTTCATTCTTCTCATTTTCCAAAGCAAACATCTTGTTATAATCTGGACATAAAGCAAACTTATTACTTGACATTATTTCTTTTGCCATATCCGCACAATTCTGCCACTGATGTGTATTTAAGTACCATATACAAAGTAATGTCTGGGCTGCACCTTTATGAGCACGACCATAAGCCGGTTGTTTCCCTGTTTCATAAAGATCTGGAATAATGGCTTTTAACTCCGACTCGATAAACTCTTTAAACTCTTCATCCGTCGCACGCGGCAGCTCAAGAGGATCATCCAAGCTTTTCCGAATAGGAACCGGACCGAATTGATCCCACAACTGATAATAAGCCCATATTCTGATAAACCGAGCTTCAGCCAACAAACTGGTTCTTTCAGCTTCATTGGTAAAACCAGATGCACCAGGCGTATTAGCCAACACAATATTTGTATTCCTTATTTCCTGCCAATGGTTCATCCAGTTGAATGCCTCTAAAGTACTGGATGAATCCCAACGGAAATTAATCAATGGTACAGCGGTTCCATTCTCGCCCCCTCCTGTTTGCCACATGATATCAGTAGTCATTTCACCTCTTTTGATTACATCCCTGATTCCACCATCTTTGGCATAGGCATCTACTAACACTGATTCAATACCAGATTTTGTAGCCAACAAAGTACTTTCTGTGAATTGTGATTTTACTGGTTCATCGAGGATACCTTCACATCCCTGAAGTGATAACAACCCGCATAAAGAAAGCAGATAGACTGTTATTTTATTTCTTGATTTCATATATTTCTCTTTTATTTCGTTCATTAAAAATCAATCTTTGCACCGAAAATAAATGTTCTCGCACTTGGATAAGCATTAAAATCCATTCGGAAATTAGAGTTACTATTCGGATTAATAGCCGGGTCTAAACCGACATAATCAGTAATTGTAAATAAATTTTCTGCTGTTACATACAATTGCAACGATTGAATAAGACTTTTCAACTTAGGAAATGTATAACTCAAACGAATCGTTTTCAGTCTTACATACGAAGCATCAGATAATGTACGAGAGTTAACAACTTTACGACCTTGTTTTAGAGGATCCACAAAAGACGGATATTCATTTGTCGGATTTTCTGGAGTCCATCTATTTAGATAAGGTTCAGCAAACTTGTTTCGTCTAAAATTGATTGGGAAATAGCTATCAATCAAGTTGCCGTTCAGCATATCTACACCCTGTACTCCTTCAAAAAAGACATATAAATCAAAGTTCTTATAGGTAAATGTATTACCAAAAGACCATTGAAAATCGGGGAACGAATTGCCTAATACAACTCTATCTTCATTATTAATAACGCCATCATTATTTTGATCTACATATTTTAGATCACCAGGCTTATAATCTTCTTTCATTTTACTAAAATCATCGTTCTCCTGCCAAACACCTGCAACTTCCCATCCATAATAAGAATTTAACGGCAATCCTGGCTTACGGATGGCCACTTGTTCCACATGGGTATAGCCAGCACCAATAATAATTTCATCAATACCACCCAGATCTTTGACCTTATTTCTCATAGAAGTAAATGTGATATTTGACTCCCATTTAAAATTACGAGTATCGACATTTACTGTATTCAAGAAGAGTTCAATACCTTTATTATCAATTCTTCCGATATTTGATAAAATGCTATTATAACCTGTTGACTGTGGCACTGGTAACTGTAAAAGCATATCTGTTGTTTTTTTCCAGAAATAATCGAGACCGCCATTAATACGGTTATTAAATACACCGAAGTCAAGTCCTAAATTAATCTGGTCTGTTGTTTCCCATTTCAAATCCGGATTAGGTATTTTAGCGGGTCCAGTCCCAACCATTTGCTTTCCATCCCATATAGCAGAACCTGCTGACTCGTAAGTACTTAATGCAGGGTAATCTCCAATCTCCTGATTACCGGTTCTACCCCAACCCAAACGAAGCTTTAAAGAAGATATTTGATCTATATTTTTTAGAAAAGCTTCATTTGAGAGTCTCCATGCCAAAGCTGCCGACGGGAAATAACCGAATTTATTATTCTTACCAAAACGGGAAGAGCCGTCAGCTCTAAAAGTTACTGTTGCCAAATATCTATCGTCAAAAGAATAATTTACACGACCAATATAAGAGGCTAATCTGTTACCTGTTACAGAATTCTGCATCCTGAATGTTTCCTGATTTCCTAAATTCAAATTCTCTGCACCTAGTGATTCATTGGGAAAACCTGCAGCTCTATTATTTAAGTAACTAGTGACATAACGTTGGTAGGAAATACCAGCCAATGCTCCAAAACTATGTTGCTTTATTGTTTTACTATAATTTGCCGTACCTTCGACTATATAGTTGCTTTTCTCTGAATTCTGATTCGATCCGATTCCATTATTGAATTTACCTTGTTTAGTTAGACTTGATACAAAGTTTTTTCTACTTTCATTCATAAAGTCAGTACCTAAATTCAATCTCAGAAATAAATCTTTTGTGATATGATATTCACCAAATGCTGACGCCAGAATTCTATATGTATCAGAATAGGAAGTCATTCCTTCATTCAAAGCCATAGGGTTATCGAGTGTAAGAATAGGAGATAATGCATAATTTCCATCTGCATCTTTAACAGCGACAGTAGGATCATAATTATAAGCCGTATACATCACACCAGCATTCTCATTCACTCCAAATCCGTTTGCAACAAAATGGTCTTTCATATAAGTACCGGAAACATTCATACCAATTTGCAACTTGCTGTTAATATCGGACTTAAGGTTCAATCTGGCTCCTATTCTTTCAAAACTAGTATTTTTAACAATACCTTCCTGATTTACATAATTAAAAGATGTATAATAATATGTTTTACTATTTCCTCCGGAAAATGATAATTGATGTTCGTGAGTAATTGCATTTTGTCTGGTTACTTCATCCTGCCAGTCTGTACCAACACCTCCATTCGCTATATCTCCTACCCGGTTAGCTTCATTGTCACCGCCTGCATCAATAATTTCATTCAGCACTCTTTTGTAATCTGCAGCACTTAACAGATCTAGTTTGTTTGAAGGACTCTGAATTCCGATGGAACCCGAATAGCTAACCTTCATTTTTTCAGCTTTACCACTTTTCGTCGTAATCAAGATAACACCATTGGCACCTCTCGAACCGTAAATGGCTGTAGCAGATGCATCTTTCAGAATTTCAAGAGATTCAATATCCGATGGATTAATAGACGACATGGGGTTTCTAGGGCTCCTGTTATCACTAAACCCCACAATAGACCCTTGAGATACAGGACGGGAATTATCGATAGGCACACCATCAATTACATATAGGGGGGAAACTCCACCATTAATAGAACTCGCTCCACGAATATTTACAGAAAAACCTCCACCAGGTTCGCCACTGTTTTGTACAACATTTACACCAGCACTTTTTCCTAAAAGCATTTGATCGACAGAGGTGCTAGCACCTTCTTTTAAATCATCTAATCTAACGGATGCAACCGAACCGGTAATATCGCTTTTCTTCATTGTTCCGTAACCGACCACAACAACTTCATCCAATGTTTGTGTATCTTCCTTTAAAACGATGTGTAATGTCGTATTATTTCCAACCTTTACTTTCTGGTCCAGATAACCGATATACGAGATACGCAGTTCTGCTTTTTCGGGAACCTGTAAAGAGAAGTTACCGTCCAGATCGGTAATAGTACCATTTGTGGTTCCTTCAACAACGATATTGGCACCAATAACCGGCTGGTTACTTTCATCAACCACGGTACCTTTTATTTTCTGGTCACTAGCTGCCTGCTTCGGGGTAGTTGCTTTTAAAGTGAGGACTATCAGGTTGTTATTATCCTGTTTGTAAGAAATATCCGTACCTGCAAGGAGCTTGCTCATAACAGCCTCGATACTTTCATCTTTGGCAGACAGGGAGACTACTTTATCCAGGCTGGACAAATCATTATTGTAAAAGAACTTATAGTTACTTAAACGTTCGATTTCTTTTAAAGCCTGTCGTATAGACTGATTTTTAACCGTTATCGTTACCTGAGCTAATAACGATGGGGAGATTAACAATATAAGTAAGATTAATTTAATTGACTTAAATTGCCGTTTTTTAAGGGCATAATATGCCCTAGTTAATAAAATTCTCATAATTTTGTAGACTTAATGGTATTTATAATTGCACTTGTTATTTGCGAGATACCCAAGTGCGGTTTATGAACTACGGGATGGGATGATGCTTTGCATTGTCCCATTCTTTTTGAAATAAGTTTATTCTGTATTTTTCATATCGATAAAAGATTAAATATTAAACATAGTATTATTTGTTGTTATTTCAATGCTTTCTCATAATAAGCCTTCTCCTTCATATTCTCGCGTAAGACAATCACACTATCCTTTACCTCATATGTCAAAGGTGAAGTGAGGGATAATATCTGTAGAATACTTTCCAGGCTTGTATTGCCGGGAGTACCCGTAAACCGGTATTTCTTCAGCGATTCCGATTCGAATACAATCCGGGTATTATAATACCGTTCTAACGTATGGGCTATGCTCTCGAAGGTTTCACCGTTGAAAGTCAATTCATTGTACTTCCAGTTGATGTAATCGACTGCATTATCCACACCGCTTTTCTCCATGTGTCTTGTTTGTTTATTGAAAACGATCTTCTCGTTAGGATTTAAAACAAGACAATCTGAGTCGGTCGTTACTTCCACTTTTCCTGTCCGTAATACGGTCGAAGCATCTCTTTCCTCTTCATACGATTTCACATTAAAGCTGGTACCCAGGGCACGGACTGCCATTTCTTTCGTCTCCACAATAAAAGGACGATCTTTATCGGGTGTCACTTCAAAGTAGGCTTCTCCTTCCAGGGAAAGGACTCTTTCCTTTTGATTGAAGCGGCTACCATAAGATAGTTTGGAATCTGAATTCACCCATACCTTGGAACCGTCTGGCAATACCACATTCGCTTTCTGCCCTTTTTCCACCGAAACGATCATATCTTCCATGACCAGTTGGTTCATGGCATAATAATAGACAGACAGACCGGTCAACAACAATAATATGGCAACGGCAGCTACACGGGTAACCCATGAATAGAGGCTACGCTGTTTATTTTCTTTCGCGGATAACTCTTCTATCTTTTCACGACCGATCTTCTCCTTTATCTGTCCCAACAATTTTTGTTGTAAGCGGGCATCCATCGTAGAAGAAGCCTTGTCCCACTCTTCTTCCGCCCAATCCTGAAACGAACCTTCGCTTTTCAGCCATTGGATAAGTGTCTGCACTTCTTCCTGAGTAGCCTGCTTCTGCAGGAACTTATCGAATAATTGTATGTAATCTGTCTTTTCCATTTTATCGTGTCTATTAGGTATACAGGCGACGAAATAAAATCCGTTACCCACATTTATGGTTTTAACTTTTATTAATCAATAAATAAAAAAAGGAGCAAGGGGATAGAGATATTATAATGACGATCTATCTTGCTACGGAGGAAAGCGATCGCTTTGGTCAACTGCGACTCGACGGTATTTTCAGATAGATTGAGCTTTGCTGCGATTTCCTTATTTGTCAGCAACTTACGACGACTCAACACAAATATTTCTTTACGGGCAGGAGGTAGTTGTTCTATCAAAGATCCGATATATTCTTCCAATAAATGATAGTCGACCTCTTTCTCTGTTGTATTCTCTATGGGTTCAGATGTTTTTATTTTAGCTTGATAAACCTGTTCGAGCATCCGGTGTTGATAGATGTTGACCAGTTGATTTTTGGCGATAGTGCAGATGTAAGCACCGAACGACTTGTCGGCATCGACCTGGTCTCTACCTTCCCACACCTTAATAAATACGGACTGAACGATCTCTTCGGCCAGGTAAGTATCACCTTGAGATATACGCATTACAAAATTGTATAACTTGCCACTCCAACAATTATACAAGTATTCAAAAGATGCGATATCTCCCCTTTTAAGATTACAGATGTGATGTGATTCCTTATCCATAACGTATGTAGTTACTTTGCAAAGGTAAAAGAATTATTAAACGATAGCACAAAAAATAAAAAAGGTTGCACGCTTTTTGACAATAGCATGCAACCTTTTCCTGAAAAGCATATATACTTTTATTTATTTGCTGAAGTCCCTCGGTGCCGGAACCGGAGCCAACGGCTTACGGTTCTGAAGATCTTTCATCACTTCTTCGATCGCCTTGTTCAGCTGCTGGTCTTCGCCATTCCACTCCTTGATCGGATCGTTATCGATCAGGATATCCGGGTCGACACCGTGGTTTTCGATGATCCACTGGCCAGTCTTCGGATCATAGCTGGTGAAGAACGGTACACGAATATCGGTTCCGTCCATGTAAGGCAGCGGACCACTGATACCGACGATACCACCCCAGGTACGGGTTCCGATCAGTTTTCCTAAGCCCAGGGCACGGAAGCCCCACGGGAACAAGTCACCGTCCGAAGCAGAATATTTGTTGATAAGGCAAACTTTCGGGCCCACCTGTACTGCATCGGGAACAGTTCCGATATGGTTGGAGCCGCGACGCATTGTCAGACGGTACGGTTCACGTGACAAGCGTTCGAGGATCATCGGGGAAACATTACCACCACCGTTGGCACGGTCATCGATAATCAGACCTTCTTTATCCAACTGCGGATAGAAATAGCGGGAGAATTCGTTCAATCCTTCTACACCCATATCCGGAATATAGATATATCCGACACGGCCATTCGTCGCCTTATCCACCTTTTTGATATTGTCCTGTACCCAGTTATAATGATACAAAGAATATTCTTCGGCAAGCGGGCTGATCACGATCTTACGGGCTCCGGCCAACTGCGGTTTGCTGTTCAGGGAAAGTTCAGTTGGCACACCGGCTTTACCCACCAATAAGCTGTACATATCTTTCACACTATTCGTCGGAACACCATCGATGGCTACGATAAATTCGCCGGCTTTGGCTTCGATACCCGGCTCCGTAAGCGGAGAACGCAGATCTTTGCTCCAGGAAGCACCCGGCAGGATCTTTTCCAAACGGAAGAAACCACTCTTGTCACGGGATATTTCAGCTCCCAGTAAACCTGTCTGTATACGTTCCGGACGATCCAGTTCACCCGGGTTTACATAGGCAT encodes the following:
- a CDS encoding arylsulfatase B, encoding MKNRLIVLSLASLTLVACSKATSEKPNVVIILADDLGWGDVSFHGSTIKTPNIDRLASEGIEMDRFYAAPISSPSRAGLMTGRYPSRFGFREAVIPPWREDGLDENECTIADVLGENGYSNRAIIGKWHLGHTRKAHYPLNRGFTHFYGHLNGAIEYFTHNREGELDWHNDWESCYDKGYSTDLITKEAVRCIDKYSKEGPYFLYVAYNAPHTPYEAPEDEIAEHIPLNEFNALENKKDKDGWRYRAMVTRMDKGIGHILEAIEASGQMDNTIILFMSDNGGVPNMEPYSNSGPLRGHKFDEWDGGVRVTAAIYWKNGFKQGGRKLDQVTGIVDILPTLADIIGVNKSPKHPYDGLSVYSVLKGEQESFDRDMYLGLGAAVNHDWKFILAGRNPGLGLKENFLVDYANNPFEEDQKALPGNDEIKEKMKVYIQKYDTITPSVPEVPYGKGKAGFVAPREWKVTKP
- a CDS encoding RagB/SusD family nutrient uptake outer membrane protein, which codes for MKSRNKITVYLLSLCGLLSLQGCEGILDEPVKSQFTESTLLATKSGIESVLVDAYAKDGGIRDVIKRGEMTTDIMWQTGGGENGTAVPLINFRWDSSSTLEAFNWMNHWQEIRNTNIVLANTPGASGFTNEAERTSLLAEARFIRIWAYYQLWDQFGPVPIRKSLDDPLELPRATDEEFKEFIESELKAIIPDLYETGKQPAYGRAHKGAAQTLLCIWYLNTHQWQNCADMAKEIMSSNKFALCPDYNKMFALENEKNEEFIWVKTYLANSGQTNNILATNLPWDFYKGLDGGIEGVINEKWSNFASQYRFYDEFYYSFAPEDQRKGRILTKYEDSKGKVIDLLVDYKDATRGMKYPPDPNASANNHGNDFPFFRYAEILLARAEALNELNGPNQESVDLLNQIRNRAGLGNVTLSDFHSKEAFVDQLLNERKWEFWNEGKRRRDLIRTNRFIKCAHDRGITNAQDFHVWFPIPQSAIDASSLLKQNDGY
- a CDS encoding FecR family protein; this translates as MEKTDYIQLFDKFLQKQATQEEVQTLIQWLKSEGSFQDWAEEEWDKASSTMDARLQQKLLGQIKEKIGREKIEELSAKENKQRSLYSWVTRVAAVAILLLLTGLSVYYYAMNQLVMEDMIVSVEKGQKANVVLPDGSKVWVNSDSKLSYGSRFNQKERVLSLEGEAYFEVTPDKDRPFIVETKEMAVRALGTSFNVKSYEEERDASTVLRTGKVEVTTDSDCLVLNPNEKIVFNKQTRHMEKSGVDNAVDYINWKYNELTFNGETFESIAHTLERYYNTRIVFESESLKKYRFTGTPGNTSLESILQILSLTSPLTYEVKDSVIVLRENMKEKAYYEKALK
- a CDS encoding RNA polymerase sigma-70 factor — protein: MDKESHHICNLKRGDIASFEYLYNCWSGKLYNFVMRISQGDTYLAEEIVQSVFIKVWEGRDQVDADKSFGAYICTIAKNQLVNIYQHRMLEQVYQAKIKTSEPIENTTEKEVDYHLLEEYIGSLIEQLPPARKEIFVLSRRKLLTNKEIAAKLNLSENTVESQLTKAIAFLRSKIDRHYNISIPLLLFLFID
- a CDS encoding TonB-dependent receptor, translating into MRILLTRAYYALKKRQFKSIKLILLILLISPSLLAQVTITVKNQSIRQALKEIERLSNYKFFYNNDLSSLDKVVSLSAKDESIEAVMSKLLAGTDISYKQDNNNLIVLTLKATTPKQAASDQKIKGTVVDESNQPVIGANIVVEGTTNGTITDLDGNFSLQVPEKAELRISYIGYLDQKVKVGNNTTLHIVLKEDTQTLDEVVVVGYGTMKKSDITGSVASVRLDDLKEGASTSVDQMLLGKSAGVNVVQNSGEPGGGFSVNIRGASSINGGVSPLYVIDGVPIDNSRPVSQGSIVGFSDNRSPRNPMSSINPSDIESLEILKDASATAIYGSRGANGVILITTKSGKAEKMKVSYSGSIGIQSPSNKLDLLSAADYKRVLNEIIDAGGDNEANRVGDIANGGVGTDWQDEVTRQNAITHEHQLSFSGGNSKTYYYTSFNYVNQEGIVKNTSFERIGARLNLKSDINSKLQIGMNVSGTYMKDHFVANGFGVNENAGVMYTAYNYDPTVAVKDADGNYALSPILTLDNPMALNEGMTSYSDTYRILASAFGEYHITKDLFLRLNLGTDFMNESRKNFVSSLTKQGKFNNGIGSNQNSEKSNYIVEGTANYSKTIKQHSFGALAGISYQRYVTSYLNNRAAGFPNESLGAENLNLGNQETFRMQNSVTGNRLASYIGRVNYSFDDRYLATVTFRADGSSRFGKNNKFGYFPSAALAWRLSNEAFLKNIDQISSLKLRLGWGRTGNQEIGDYPALSTYESAGSAIWDGKQMVGTGPAKIPNPDLKWETTDQINLGLDFGVFNNRINGGLDYFWKKTTDMLLQLPVPQSTGYNSILSNIGRIDNKGIELFLNTVNVDTRNFKWESNITFTSMRNKVKDLGGIDEIIIGAGYTHVEQVAIRKPGLPLNSYYGWEVAGVWQENDDFSKMKEDYKPGDLKYVDQNNDGVINNEDRVVLGNSFPDFQWSFGNTFTYKNFDLYVFFEGVQGVDMLNGNLIDSYFPINFRRNKFAEPYLNRWTPENPTNEYPSFVDPLKQGRKVVNSRTLSDASYVRLKTIRLSYTFPKLKSLIQSLQLYVTAENLFTITDYVGLDPAINPNSNSNFRMDFNAYPSARTFIFGAKIDF
- a CDS encoding sulfatase family protein encodes the protein MNKAILLLTACTGFIHTSEVVAQKQKPNIVLIITDQQRADLCGREGFPLPVTPYADSLASKYVWFNKAYTAAPASAPARCSLLTGRFPSATHVRTNHNIPDVYYEKDMLDMFKESGYRTALVGKNHTYRKGNTEFDYFVGYGHRGKDKPETNDEKAFARFLNKEVPGHYLKPAPFSVEQQQPYQIVSYALDWIQQQKDSPFFIQVSIPEPHTPSQVCDPYFSMFPPENLPPLLTSRKDLEKKGDKYVALAALEDKACPDLQQQIPQLRSIYLGMVRMIDDQIKRLMEGIKSCGQDENTLFIILSDHGDYCGEYGLIRKGAGVAESLTRIPMIWAGYGIKPQSKPMDACVSIVDIFPTLCSVVGAEIPVGVQGRSLWPILKGEDYPCEEFSSIVVEQGYGGEDFTLEEPLTFEESGSCRTDVEGSFDGLNPWTQSGSLRMIRKGDWKLVMDNNGRGELYNLKADPSEINNLFDNKKNLSEQVDLLKDMITWNIRLQDPLPIPRSRYPFKQNPYNYHKNIYHE